A window of the Gordonia humi genome harbors these coding sequences:
- a CDS encoding HAD-IB family hydrolase yields the protein MSALADRLREIKRAPSGKQVCAFFDYDGTLIEGFSATAILRARLRSFEFTGGELLDGLMIALRGCTSEQDYAEVLEATRPAFAGRSYADLLATGEELFKKDTAAKLRPQMWQIIRAHRAKGHRIVIASSATRFQIEPIAEQIDADHALATDVEVVDGIATGRILGRPLWGPGKAAAVRRLAAEHDLDLASSFAYSDGNEDVPYLEAVGHPAAVSPQSGLRAVAHDRGWPILDLRNPNYGVLGMAARTGAFYGSFLGGAAVGFARGLLAPGDGTQAMQESISSSIDTGFALAGVRVDVLDGREHLTSARPCVFVFNHQSKLDLPVMIHLVRDHATGVAKKEIRDLPLFGRILQVGGVAFIDRADAGRAIEQLEPVVRKIEDEQFSLVVAPEGTRSATPRIGPFKKGPFHIAMRAGVPVVPVVLRNAGELMWRGAQLIKPGTVEVRVLPPIDTSSWVPEKAGEYAEQVRQQFLDALVDWPVTAFADGRMTRTMGVFEWQETESD from the coding sequence ATGAGCGCACTCGCCGACCGTCTGCGGGAGATCAAGCGGGCGCCGTCCGGAAAGCAGGTGTGCGCGTTCTTCGACTACGACGGCACGCTGATCGAGGGCTTCTCGGCGACGGCGATCCTGCGGGCACGCCTGCGCAGCTTCGAGTTCACCGGCGGCGAGCTGCTCGACGGTCTGATGATCGCGCTGCGCGGGTGCACGTCCGAACAGGACTACGCCGAAGTGCTCGAGGCGACGCGGCCCGCGTTCGCGGGGCGCTCGTACGCCGACCTCCTCGCCACCGGCGAGGAACTGTTCAAGAAGGACACCGCGGCCAAGCTCCGGCCGCAGATGTGGCAGATCATTCGCGCGCACCGCGCCAAAGGGCATCGGATCGTCATCGCGTCGTCGGCCACTCGATTCCAGATCGAGCCGATAGCCGAACAGATCGACGCCGACCATGCGCTGGCGACCGACGTCGAAGTGGTCGACGGGATCGCGACGGGACGGATCCTCGGTCGGCCGCTGTGGGGGCCGGGCAAAGCGGCCGCGGTGCGACGGCTCGCCGCCGAGCACGATCTCGACCTGGCGTCGTCGTTCGCCTACTCCGACGGCAACGAGGACGTCCCGTACCTGGAGGCGGTGGGGCATCCGGCGGCGGTGTCGCCGCAGAGCGGGTTGCGCGCTGTCGCCCACGATCGAGGCTGGCCGATCCTGGACCTGCGCAATCCCAACTACGGCGTCCTCGGGATGGCGGCGCGCACCGGCGCGTTCTACGGATCGTTCCTCGGCGGGGCTGCCGTCGGCTTTGCGAGGGGCCTGCTCGCACCGGGCGATGGAACCCAGGCCATGCAGGAGTCGATCTCGTCGAGCATCGACACCGGGTTCGCGTTGGCGGGAGTGCGGGTCGACGTCTTGGACGGTCGTGAGCACCTGACGTCGGCGCGGCCGTGCGTGTTCGTCTTCAACCACCAGTCCAAGCTCGATCTGCCGGTGATGATCCACCTGGTTCGTGATCACGCGACCGGAGTCGCGAAGAAGGAGATCCGTGATCTCCCGCTGTTCGGCCGGATCCTGCAGGTGGGCGGGGTCGCGTTCATCGACCGCGCCGATGCGGGCCGGGCCATCGAGCAACTCGAACCCGTCGTCCGCAAGATCGAGGACGAGCAGTTCTCCTTGGTGGTGGCGCCGGAGGGCACGCGGTCGGCCACACCTCGGATCGGCCCGTTCAAGAAGGGGCCCTTCCACATCGCGATGCGTGCGGGCGTCCCAGTGGTGCCCGTCGTGCTGCGGAACGCGGGCGAACTGATGTGGCGGGGTGCGCAACTCATCAAACCGGGGACCGTCGAGGTGCGGGTCCTCCCGCCGATCGACACGTCGTCGTGGGTGCCGGAGAAGGCGGGCGAGTACGCCGAGCAGGTGCGGCAGCAGTTCCTCGACGCGCTGGTCGACTGGCCGGTCACGGCGTTCGCCGACGGCCGGATGACCCGGACCATGGGAGTGTTCGAATGGCAGGAGACCGAGAGTGACTGA